The Polyangium mundeleinium genome contains the following window.
GCCGCCCGCAGGCCGGACAAAGCTCGCCCCGCGCGAGCGTCTCCGAGGGTTCGAGGCGCACGCCGCACGCCCGGTGCCCGTCGAGGTGGTATTTGCCCTCCTCGGGGAAAAACTCCATCGTCCCGACGAACCCCTCGCCCGTCTCCAGGGCGCGGCGGAGCGAGAAGTAATCGATCGGACCGTCGAAGACCGTGGTCTCGCGCCCGAGCTTCGGCGGCGAATGCGCGTCCGAGCTCGATACGAGGCGGTAGCGGTCGAGCCGGGAGAGCCGCCAGTTCATCGCCGGATCCGAGGACAACCCCGTCTCCAGGGCGAAGACGTGGGGCGCGAGGTCCCCGTAACACTCCTCGACCGCGTCGAAGCCGGCCTTCGAGCCGAGCACGGAGAACCAGGGCGTCCAGATGTGCGCCGGGACGAGGTAACTCCCCGGGCCCGACGCGAGCACCATCTCGAGGAGGTGCCGCGAGTCGAGGCCGAGGATGGGCCGGCCGTCGGCGCTCAGGTTGCCCACACGGGCGAGCGCCGCGACGAAGCGCTCGGCCGCCTCGAAATCAGGCACGTACACGAGGTGATGCACCTTCCGGACGCGCTCGCCTTTCTTGTAAATGGTCGAGATCTCGACCGAGAGCATGAAGCGCACGGTCCCTCGGCAAGGGCCTTCGAGGCGCGCCGAGACGGCCTGCTCGATGTCGCTCTGCAGCCGAAAGAGCCCCGGCTCGGCCGGGACGAGCTTCTGCTTGAGCTCCGCCCTCCATGCCGGATGCGTGAAATCGCCCGTGCCGACGACCGTGATCCCCTTGCGCCGCGCCCACCAGGCGAGGTGAAACAGGTCACAGTCCGAGCTCGTAGCGCGAGAGTATCGTGAATGGACGTGGAGGTCCGCGTGGTATCTCATGTTTGTCTTTCGGGAACCCCTTACGCCGCACTTAGCCGAGATCCACGGCTTCGTCAAGCCACGGGCGTTCGAAATGGTTTGGCGACCTGCAACCCCAGGTTTGGCCCCATGGAACCGGAGGCGGCGGAGGTTTTACCAGACGGACCGGTTGGGCCAGTCGTGGAGCGCGGCGAACGACGGCGACGTGGGCGTGCGGAGGCGCGACCCGAGCTTGTGAAAGGCTCGTTTCCCTGGTACGCACGAAAGCAGGTCCGGATGAGCGACGATCGATACCACCGCCGCCTCTTCGTGTTCCTCGGCGTGGCGAGCTTCTTCGAGGGGTTCGACACGTTCGCCCTGACGCAGCTCCTGCCCGCGATCCGCGCCGAAATGGGCCTGTCGCCGAGCGACGCGGGCTGGCTCGTCGGGGCCATCTGCGCCGGCTCGATCCTGTCCTACGGCCTCGTCCGGTACGCCGACCGCGCCGGGCGGCGCGGCGTCCTCGCCATCACGATCCTCGGGTACGCCGTCTGCACCGCGCTCACCGCGCTCGCCCGCGGGCCGTTCACGTTCGGCGCCGCGCAGATCGCCGCGCGGTTTTTCCTCATCGCCGAGTGGGCCCTCTCCCTCGTCGTCGCCGCCGAGGAGTTCCCCGCCGATCGCCGCGGTCTTTACATCGGCGTCTTGAATGCGCTGACGGGCGTCGGCGCCATCGTCTGCGCGGGGATCACGCCCGCCGTGGTCCAATCGCCCCTCGGCTGGCGGGGCATCTACGTGCTCGGGACAGCGCCGCTCTTCCTGCTCGCCGTCGCCCGGCGATCCCTGCGCGAGACACGCCGCTTCACCGAGCAGGTCGAGGGCACGAAACTCGCGAAGAGGCCGTTCACGCAGATCCTGTCTCCGCCCCATCGAAACCGGATGCTCCTGCTCGCGGCCATCTGGATGCTCACCTACGCGTGCACCACGAACGCGATCATGTTCTGGAAGGAGCACGCGATGGGGGAACGTGGCTACACGGAGGGGCGCGTCGGGCTTTACATCTCCATCGCCGCCGTCGCCGGGCTGCCGCTCGCATTCATCTCCGCGAAGCTGCTCGACACCCTCGGCCGGCGCGGGGCCGCCGTCCTCATTTACCTCTGGGTCGTGGCCGGCACGGCCGGTTGTTATCTCGCCGGCTCTTCTGCGCTCGTCCTGATCTCGCTCGTGTTCGCGATGGGCGGCATCACCGCGACGGGCTCCGTGCTCGCCGCCTACAACACGGAGCTCTTTCCCACGGAGCTGCGCAGCGACGCTTTCGGGTGGTCGAACCACCTCTTCGGCCGCACCGCGCAATGCGTCACCCCCGTCCTCGTCGGGTACGCCGCCGAATCTGTGGGATGGGCCAAGGCCGTGTCTTCCACCGTCGTCTTCCCGGTGCTCGCCATCGCCCTGATCCTGCTCACATTGCCGGAGACGCGCGGTCGCGAGCTGGAAGATATCGCCTGAATCGCGTGCTATCGTGCACGCATGGCCGACGCGCCCGATTCCCCCGTGGAGACGAGCCCCCCCGGGCGAGGTGAATTCAACGTCCATGCCTATGGTCCGGCCACGCGGGCGCTCGCCGTGGCGCTGCGCCTCGCCGCCCTCCTCAACGTCCTCTACGTCGCCGCGCACATCGCCACCGATATCGTGACCGGGTCGAGGACCGCGCCGCCGCTCGCCGTCGCGCTCGGCATCACCCTTTTCTCGGGCGGCCCCCTCCTCCTCGCGCTCCTGCTCGGCCGCAATCATCGCGGCAACGTCGAGGTCGGGGACCACAGGCTCGCGCTCACGTTGCGCCGCGAGCGATTCGAGATTCCCTTCGATTCCATCCAGGCCATCTGTCCGTGGCGCGTGCCGCTGCCCGGCCCGGGTCTCCGGCTCGTCCTCGGCTCGAACCGCTCGTTCCGGTGCCGCCTCGTGCTCCGTGATCCCGCGCGCCTGCTCTCGGCCCTCGGCGAACACCTCCCCGCGGCCCGCGCGGCGCTCGATCACCCCGCCATTGGTTTCGCCGAGGCGCGGCGCACGCACGGCCGGAGGAGCTGGCCCTATTTCGTGGTGAAATACGGGCTGATCCCGCTCAGCCTGGCGCTCATCCTTTTTCGCCTGCACCAGTACATCATGTATGGCGGGCCGTTCGGGCAATATCACCTCTTCGGCCTCGGCCCGTATCTCGGCGCCTTCCTCGTGCGATGGGTGGGCGTGCTCGGCGCGCTCGTCGTGTACGCGGGCCTCGTGCGTATCGTCGTGGAGGTGCTCGCGCTCGGCGTGACGTACCTGCTCCCGCGTCGCGCGATAGGCCTGCGCCGCGCCGCCGAGATCCTCGCGGACATCGCGTATTTCGTCCTGATCCCCGTGTACGTCCTCGCGCACTTGCTCGCCTGAGCCGGCCATCCCTGATACCCTCGGGGGCTGTATGGATGGAACGAGGGAAGGGCCGTACCGCGCAGCCTCGCCAGGGAGGCCACATGGGCCCGAGGCCGAGGCCGCGGCCGCGTCGGAGCTCGCGCGGCGGGCCATGCGCCTGAACAAGCTCGTCATCGTGCCCTGCATCTCCCTCGGGCTCGTGCTCGGCGTCGCGGGCTACTTCCTGCTGCGCCAGCTCCAGCTCGAGCTCATCGGGCGGCACGTCCCGTGGGTCACGGGCGTGCTCGGCGTCGCGGGGCCGCTGAGCGGGTCGTTTTACGTCGCCTCGCGCGTGTCGGCCTTCCTCATGGCGCGGCGGCGGGGCCCTTGGATCGAGGACGTCGCGGCGCGGTACGGGGTTCCGGTCGAGGCGCTCGAGGATTACACGGCCTTGCTCTGAACCACCACGCGTGTCCGAGGAAAAGCGCCGCGAGCGCGAGCAGCACGGGCGCGCGCAGGTGCCCGAACGCGACCATCGGCGTCACGATACGCGCGCCGCGCGGTACGTCGGCGGAAAGCGTGTCTTCCTCGTCGAAGCGCGTCCGCGCGAGGATGTCTCCGTCGGGCGAAACGATCGCCGAAATGCCGGAGTTCGTGGCGCGGACCTGCGGCAGGCGCGTCTCGATGCTGCGGAACGCGGCGGAGACGAGGTGCAGCCTGGGGGCGCGCCCGTCCGGGAACCACGAGTCATTGGAAAGCGTGACGATGAGATCCGCGCCTTTCGCGGCGGCCTCGGCGACGAACCCGGGGAAAAGGACGTCGTAACAGATGAGCGGCAGCGCGGTGATGGCTTCGTGCCCGGACGACCCCACCCGCACGACCTCCGGGCCCGGCCCCCGTTTCCAGTGCCCCGCCCAGGGCATCATGCTGCGCAGCGAGGGTGAATCGAGCACCGGCGGGACCCACTCGGTGAACGGAAACAGCATGCGCTTGCGATACGAAGCGCGCTGCACCTTGCCGTTCGCGTCGTTCGTCAGAAAAAACGCCGCATTGAACTCGTCGTCCCCTTCGCTCTCGTACGATCCGAAGACCAGCGGCACGCCCGTCTTCGCCACGTACGCGCCGATTTCCTCGTCGAAGGCCGCGCCCGCCTCGCTCTTCGGCGCGCCGAACGTCGTCGGATAGACGGTCTCGGGCCAGACGAGGAGGTCGAGTCGTTTCTGGGTGCGAATCGTGTCGGAGAGCTTGACGTGCGCGTCGAGGATCGTGCGGACCGTCTCGAAAGCGCCCTTCTCGGCGCGAAGTTTGTCGTAGCTCGTGATGTTCGCCTGGACAATCCCGACCGTGATCGCAGGCTTTTCGTTCGCATCCGCGAGCGCCGCGCGCCGGGCGTGGCCATACCCCGCGCCGGCAAGGACGGCGAGGATCCCGAGCGCCGCGGGCACAGCCGGATGGTCGAATCCGCGCGCCTTGGGCGCACGCGCGAGGCGCACGATCGAGCGCGCGAGGCCCTCGTTCACGAGGAGCAGGAGGAACGAGAGCCCGTGCGCGCCGACGATCTCGGCCCCCTGGCGCAAGGATGCGGCCGGGTGGAGGCCGAGCCCCACGGTATCGAAAAAGAGCTTGGGAAAGACGAGCTCGACGCCGACGTACGCGGCGGCGGCCGCGAGGGCGGCCCGGAGCGCGGGGTGCGGCCGATCGGCGCGGCGCACGGCGAGGCGCACGAGGGCAAACACCACGAATTGGGGTTCGAGCACGGGCGCGAGGAGCAAAAAGAGAGGCCAGACGAGGCTCGGCGAGGTCCCCGCGTACGAGGCCGCGGTTTCGGGGAACCAGGGAAACACGAGCGCCACGGAAAACACGCTCATCACAAGGCCGGCGAAGAGGGCGTCGCGAAAACGCTCGGCGCGCTCGAGCGTGAGGAGCCAGGGCACGAACGTGACGAGACACGCGAGGTACGACGCGCCCGCCGTGCGGCTACAAACGCCGAGCAGATACGCCGAGGCGAACGCGCCGAGCGTGAGGACGAGGAGCCGATCCCGGAGGCGCTTCGAGGTCCAGAACCGGCGCAGGCGCTTCGGGAGGGAGCGCGCGCTCATGGCTCTTCGTCCGCGGGTTTCTCTTCCTCGACGCCGGTTTGTCCGGGGTCGGCATTCGAGGCGGGGCCCTGTTCGTCGCGGTCCGCGTAGGCGTCCGCCGGGACCTCCAGGGTGGCGAGGGGCAAACCTTCCGGGGCCATGTTCGGCGGGACGACACGATCAGGCGGAATGGGGAGCCCCTTGCCGCTCGCGTCGACGAGCTCGTAATCGGGGTGGTAGAGCAAGATGGCTTCGAGCATCTGGCCCTTGTCGGTCGCCTGGTAATGCCGCACGTAGCCGGGCGGCAACGGGAAATCGTCGGGGACGACGAGGCCCTGCTTGATCCGTTTTGTCCCGGGCGCGGGGAACGCGTGAATGCCCGTCTTGCCTTTCGCAGCGGCCCCCGCAGGCGCGGCGCCTTCCTCCGCGCCCTCGGCCGGGTCGTCGGAAGCGGAAGGCTCGTCCGGGAAATCCTCGCCTTCCGGATCCGGATCGTCGGCGCCCATCGCGCGGGCCTTCGGCGCGAGGTCCGCGGCGGGGGCGGACCGCGCGGCCAAGCGGAGCGTCGGCGCGCCCTGGGGTCGTGCAGGCGCGCGGGCCTCCGTGGTTTGTCCAGGTTTCGCTGTCGCGCCCGAAGCCACCTCCGCGGGCGTCTCCCTGGTCCATTTCCACGACAGAAATACGAGGATCCCTGCCGCGACGAGGCCAAAGGCGATCGGCCCGAGGGGAAGACCTCCCCGCCGGAGCTCGACGTGGACGACGCCGTCCCGGTCGACGGACCGGCGGACGGCTCCACGCGAGCGCTCGGCGGGGCGGTGTTTCGTCATGGATCGATCAGGGGGCGAGCGGATTGAAGAGCGCGTGCGCCCAGCCCGCGCGCTCGTGGCCGAACCGGTTCCAGACCGGGTTCTTTCCGCCCACGATCTGCGCGCCCGAGTACTCCGGCGCGCCCGAGCCGGAGCCCGTGCCGCCGAGGAGGCCCACGTAAATGGTGGCGCCCGAGTACGTGGGGTGCGTGTTGTCGGAGAGGATGTAGTCGAAGCTCGTGCCCGCGCTCTCGTAATGGCTGTTCGCGTCCCGGATCGTGCCGCGCAGCGTGCTCGTGATACGTTTCACATACGCTTCCTCGGTTTCGCCCGGGATGTAGCGGAGCCCGTCGACGTCGATCTTCCCGTCGCCGTTGGAATCGTAGTCGGCGCCCATGTACTCCGCGAACGCGTCGACGCACTCGAAGCCGTACTGCGCCGCGAACTTGCATGCGCGGTAATTGCTGCGCGCCAGGCGCGGGAACATGGCGTCTTGCTTGTTGATCTTCTGTCCCGTCGACGCCTCCGTGCAGCTCGACATGCCGTTGTCGGCGTCGTAGCCGGGATAGTAGAGGTTCATGATCATCTTCTTCTTCGTCGCGGCGTTCGCGTTCGCGTTGATGAACTGCATCGCGAGCTCCTGGTACTTGGTACAGTTCGCGAGCGCCGTGTCGAGGACGCCGTAGCTACACGTGCCGCTCTGGTCGGCGAAGCTGTCGCGCGCCTGCAAGAAGTCGTTGCCGCACATCTCGAACGTGACGACGCGGGTGTTCGCCGCCTGCATGTGCGACTTCTCGTTGACGATCTTGTTGTTGTAGATGTCGTCGGCCTTCGCGCCCGACTTCGTGCGGCGGATGACCTCGATGTCGCTGTTCCAGCTATTCGAGAGATATTCACCCTGCACCCAGGTGGCGGCGCGCTTGTCGACGTTCGAAAGGCTTCCGTTGTAGCCGGCGAAGATGGAGTCGCCGTAGGCGACGACGCGATATTTTGCCGTCGTACCCGCGCGGTCGATCGTCCACGAGCTGTTCTGCGTCAATGTATTGGCCAACGCTTCGCGGCCAGCCAGCAAGATCCCGAGCGAAAGAACGGCCTGGCCGAGGCGAACGGCCGCGGAATTGCACAGGGTGCGCATGACATTCCTCTCCTTGTTGTTCGTCGGCGTGTCGCCGACGAGCCTTCCCGGTGCGCCGCAGGCGGAACTTGCCGCCAGAGGTGAGGCGACCCTCGAAAAGGAGGCGAGCCCGCGCAAAACACGCGCAGGCGTCACCCAACGATTCACGCATGAATCGAACAAGAAAGCCGAGGAGCGCCGGCGCGTGGACACGGGAAACCACGGGCCGGCGTTCATTGAAGAACGAAAAGCCGGGATTGTCAACGCTCGAAATGCAATTGATTGCGTGAGGTTGCCATGGGCTCGCGCGACCACTGCGTAGCTCCCGACGCATTGCGAAATGGAGCGGCGTCCCTTCGCTGCTACACTCCGCCGCGTGCCCGATCCCTCATCCGAGCGCTCGCCCCCTCCCCTGAAGAAGATCCTGGGCTCGCTCCTCGGCCCGTATCGGCTCCTCGCCTACCTCGTGGTCGCGACGCTCGCCGTCGCCCTCGTGGTGCTCGTGCCGAAGCTGCTCTTCCCGCCGCCGGATCACGTGATCACGGAGCGGCCCACGCCGTCCCTGCTCACGGCGATCCGCGAGGTGTCACGGCTGGAGACGGCCGAGGTGCACGTGGAGAAGGTCGTCGATCTGACCGACCGGCAGAGCGCGTTCTTCGGGCTCGTCGAGGCGAAAGACGCGCTCCTGCTCGTCGCGGTCGGGCGCGCGGTCGTGGGCGTGGATCTCGGCAAGATGCGCGAGACGGACGTGGCGTTCGACGCGAAGACCGGCGCCGCGCGGATCGATCTACCCGAGCCCGAGGTGCTCTCCGCGTCGCTCGACGAGGACGCGACGTACGTGTTCGCGCGATCGACGGATCTGCTCGCGAAGCGGAACGAGCAGCTCGAAGCGAGCGCGCGGAGGCAAGCGCAACGCGCGATCGAGGCCGCCGCGCGGAACCCCGACGTGATGCGCCGCGCGCGGGCGCAGGCCGAGAAGCAGGTCTCGGCGCTGGCGAGGGCGCTCGGCGCGAAACAGGTGGAGGTGCGGTTCCGATCCGGAGATCGGTGATCTCAGGCCACGAGGCGCATGCTCGCCTCGAACGCTTCCTCACGGGCGATTCGCCCGACGTCGGCGGCGGGCACCCCGAACGCGCGCGCCTCGGCATCCTCCGCCCCGACCTCGACGTGCGCAGAGAGGCGCGCTTCCTCGATCGATCGCCGTCGCTCCACGCTCTCCACCAGCGCATCCCGGACCGGCTTGCCTCCGGCGGAGAGGCAAAACGCGACGATCCGCTCCGAAAGGTCCGCATGGCCCTGCTCGTCGCGGGCGATCACGGAGAGCGCCTCGCGCGCGGGCTCGTCCGTCGTGTCGCGCAGCGCGCGCCGCGCCTCGGCCGCCGCCGCGCCCTCGCCGACGCAGCCGTCCCAGAACGATTCGAGGGCGAGCTTGCGAAGGAGCGAGGCGAGGTCTCGATCGCTGCCCTCGGGAATGGATGGGAGCAAGGGCGAGAGGCGCGCCGGCGACCCTTCGTTCGCGAGCGCGGCGCAAAGCGCGGTGTGCGTCGCCTCCTCCTTCGCGGAGAGGAGCGCGCGCGAGACCAGGGCATCCGGCGCGCCCGCGCGCGAGAGGTCGCGGGCGAGCGCGCGGAACGCCGGGACCGACGCGCATTCGGCGCTCGTCGTGCGCGCCCAGTGGGAGAGCAGCCGCTCTTGCGCGCCGCGCGAGAGGGCGCGCCCCTTCGTCCTCGGCCGCGTGGGATCGGGCGGGCCGACGAGCAGCGGCGCGAGGGTCGCCTCCGCGTTCGGCGCAGGGCGCAGCGGGCGGCCCGAGACCACCTGGAAGCACTGGAAGTAAACGCAGGGCCCCGGCGCCCGGATGTCGCCCCCGACGATGAACTCGCTCTGCATCCCTTGCGTGACGGCGATGCTCCCCCGGAACGTGGGGCCCGTCTCCAGGAGGAGGGGGTTGAAGAGCGGTGCGAGGCCGAGGTGGATCCCGACGCCGCCCGGCTCCTCGCCCACCTTCGACTTCGTCCGGATCGTGGCGCCGAACTCCGTGTCGAGGTCGAAGACCACGTCGGTGAGCATGTTCGCATGCGCGCCGAACGCGAAGCGACCCGCGCCGCCGATCAGATACGTGCCCTGAAAAAAAGCGCCGAGCCCGACGAACGAGCCGTGCGGGAGTCCATCCGGTGCGTCCTGGTAGTACGTGTACCGCAGGTCCCCACCAATGCCGAACGCAGCGCGCGCGCCGATCGAATACGACAGCGTGAGGCCCAACGACATGCCGTGCGCGCCGTCGCTGCCCAGCGCCGCGGCCGTGGACGGCACCAGCGTCACGGCGCCTGCCGCCACGAGCGCGCCGAGCGTGGAAGGAATCACGGGGAAAGAACGCTTCATACAAGCCTCCAAGGAAGTTCTGGTATCCAGGACACCAGAGCTTTCTTGGATAGCGGTCCGGGGGCATGGCTGTCGAGTGTTGCCCTACGGCTCACGCTCCGCCGTCTCCCCATCCCGACGTGACATTGACGAACGGCTGGCCAGCGCGTCTGTATGCCTGGCAGCACGCGGCGCGCGGCGCTCCCCCACCCTCCGTCAACCGGGTCGCCTCCCCACGTACGCCCGCGCGCGCACGACGCCGCGCTCGTGGAGCGGCACGATCGAGGGCGCGAAGCCGGACTTGCGGAGCTCGGCGAGGAAGGCGTCGGCGGGATAGCCGCTCCACACGGCGTAGGCGCCGCCGGGCCGGAGCGCGTCCCAAGCGAGGCGCAGGCCCGCCTGCGTGTAGAGGCGCGCGTTCGTCCGGAACGACGCCCAGCCCGGGCCGTTGTCGACGTCGAGCAGGATGGCGTCGAGGTTCGAACGACGGCCGATCTCCTCGGCGACGTCGGCGTGCACGAGCTCGACGCGCGGATCGTCGAGCACGCCCGGCGCCACATGCGAGAGCTCGCCGCGCACGATCTCCGCCACGGCGTGGAGTTTTTCCACCACGATGACGCGCGTCTCGGGGCCCACGGCCGCGAGCGCCGCGGCGAGCGTCGCGCCGAACCCGAGCCCGCCGATGAGGATCGACGCGGGCGAACGGTCGTTCAGGGCGGCCCCGGCGAGGGCGCCGAACGCC
Protein-coding sequences here:
- a CDS encoding MFS transporter, translated to MSDDRYHRRLFVFLGVASFFEGFDTFALTQLLPAIRAEMGLSPSDAGWLVGAICAGSILSYGLVRYADRAGRRGVLAITILGYAVCTALTALARGPFTFGAAQIAARFFLIAEWALSLVVAAEEFPADRRGLYIGVLNALTGVGAIVCAGITPAVVQSPLGWRGIYVLGTAPLFLLAVARRSLRETRRFTEQVEGTKLAKRPFTQILSPPHRNRMLLLAAIWMLTYACTTNAIMFWKEHAMGERGYTEGRVGLYISIAAVAGLPLAFISAKLLDTLGRRGAAVLIYLWVVAGTAGCYLAGSSALVLISLVFAMGGITATGSVLAAYNTELFPTELRSDAFGWSNHLFGRTAQCVTPVLVGYAAESVGWAKAVSSTVVFPVLAIALILLTLPETRGRELEDIA
- the lnt gene encoding apolipoprotein N-acyltransferase gives rise to the protein MSARSLPKRLRRFWTSKRLRDRLLVLTLGAFASAYLLGVCSRTAGASYLACLVTFVPWLLTLERAERFRDALFAGLVMSVFSVALVFPWFPETAASYAGTSPSLVWPLFLLLAPVLEPQFVVFALVRLAVRRADRPHPALRAALAAAAAYVGVELVFPKLFFDTVGLGLHPAASLRQGAEIVGAHGLSFLLLLVNEGLARSIVRLARAPKARGFDHPAVPAALGILAVLAGAGYGHARRAALADANEKPAITVGIVQANITSYDKLRAEKGAFETVRTILDAHVKLSDTIRTQKRLDLLVWPETVYPTTFGAPKSEAGAAFDEEIGAYVAKTGVPLVFGSYESEGDDEFNAAFFLTNDANGKVQRASYRKRMLFPFTEWVPPVLDSPSLRSMMPWAGHWKRGPGPEVVRVGSSGHEAITALPLICYDVLFPGFVAEAAAKGADLIVTLSNDSWFPDGRAPRLHLVSAAFRSIETRLPQVRATNSGISAIVSPDGDILARTRFDEEDTLSADVPRGARIVTPMVAFGHLRAPVLLALAALFLGHAWWFRARPCNPRAPRPEPRTAPRRPRSKGPAAAP
- a CDS encoding SGNH/GDSL hydrolase family protein, translating into MRTLCNSAAVRLGQAVLSLGILLAGREALANTLTQNSSWTIDRAGTTAKYRVVAYGDSIFAGYNGSLSNVDKRAATWVQGEYLSNSWNSDIEVIRRTKSGAKADDIYNNKIVNEKSHMQAANTRVVTFEMCGNDFLQARDSFADQSGTCSYGVLDTALANCTKYQELAMQFINANANAATKKKMIMNLYYPGYDADNGMSSCTEASTGQKINKQDAMFPRLARSNYRACKFAAQYGFECVDAFAEYMGADYDSNGDGKIDVDGLRYIPGETEEAYVKRITSTLRGTIRDANSHYESAGTSFDYILSDNTHPTYSGATIYVGLLGGTGSGSGAPEYSGAQIVGGKNPVWNRFGHERAGWAHALFNPLAP
- a CDS encoding DUF4230 domain-containing protein, which translates into the protein MPDPSSERSPPPLKKILGSLLGPYRLLAYLVVATLAVALVVLVPKLLFPPPDHVITERPTPSLLTAIREVSRLETAEVHVEKVVDLTDRQSAFFGLVEAKDALLLVAVGRAVVGVDLGKMRETDVAFDAKTGAARIDLPEPEVLSASLDEDATYVFARSTDLLAKRNEQLEASARRQAQRAIEAAARNPDVMRRARAQAEKQVSALARALGAKQVEVRFRSGDR